In Hydra vulgaris chromosome 06, alternate assembly HydraT2T_AEP, a genomic segment contains:
- the LOC136081800 gene encoding uncharacterized protein LOC136081800 — protein MKCQIVLLDNEFSRISANVKEMVATADYLGFMCDGWSNLRNEAIINFVMTLLSSSPISWKTLPTGTLSHSGEYMANEIKKVLEEINPNKVLGIVTDNAANIKKCVDSSKRLLPPSSLLPPSSLLWMHFTWFKFAVHRFF, from the exons ATGAAGTGTCAAATTGTGTTATTAGATAATGAATTTTCAAGGATTTCAGCAAATGTTAAAGAAATGGTAGCAACTGCAGATTATCTTGGATTTATGTGTGATGGATGGAGCAATTTAAG AAATGAAGCTATCATAAACTTTGTAATGACATTACTTTCTTCATCACCCATTTCGTGGAAGACATTGCCTACAG GAACATTAAGCCATTCTGGTGAATATATGGCAAatgaaataaagaaagttttagaAGAAATAAATCCTAACAAAGTTTTGGGCATTGTGACTGACAATgctgcaaatataaaaaaatgcgtGGACTCGTCTAAAAGATTGTTACCCCCATCTTCATTGTTACCCCCATCTTCATTGTTATGGATGCATTTCACATGGTTTAAATTTGCTGttcacagatttttttaa